From the genome of Thermosynechococcus sp. NK55a:
GCTGAGATGTTGATTTTTTTGATTTTCAATGAAAAATAAAGTTTTTAGCCTTTATGCTGTATCTATCGCAAGTGATTTTGTTTTTTAAGGAATCCTAGTGTACAAAAAAGCCGACGATCAGCAGCGGCATAAAGAGACTCAGGGCAACAATGAGCAGTAAATTTTCGGGTTCGACGTTAATGATCGTGGGTTGATTGCGTTTCTTTTGGGGGTTTGGATTGGTCATGGCAGGATACCCAAGGAATACCCCTAGCCTAGCAAACGCTGTCGCAGTCCTAGCAAAGGTTAATGAGTGAAAAGAATCGGCTATGATACTCTACAGGTGCCTGAATCCGTGGGATCCCTATGCAGTGTCCCTATTGCCACCATACAGATAGTCGTGTTCTAGAGTCTCGATCGGCAGAAGGGGGGCAAAGTATTCGGCGACGGCGGGAGTGCCTAGCCTGTGGTCGTCGTTTCACCACCTATGAGCGGATTGAGTTTGTGCCCATTACGGTCATTAAGCGCAACGGCGATCGCGAGTCCTTTGATCGCTCGAAATTGCTGCGGGGCATTATGACCGCCTGTGGTAAAACCAACATTCCCCAACAAAAAATTGAAGCCCTTGTGGATGATATTGAGGCGGATTTGCAGTTGCGATCGCGCCGCGAAGTTACCAGCACCGAATTGGGGGAAGCAGCCCTACAACGATTGCGCCACCTGAGTGAAGTGGCCTATGTCCGCTTTGCTTCGGTCTATCGCCAGTTCCAGGGCATTAGTGATTTTGTTGCTGAACTTGCCCATCTCCAAGAGACTTCTGACTCGCCAGAGCTGCTGACAGCCTCCCAGCCTTAGTGCTGCTTCATCGGTAAATCGGCATTAATTGTATCAATGAGCCTTTGCTCTTCGTCATTGATCTGGTCAATGTAGTGGTCAAATATTTCCGCTAAACGTGGCTCATAGAAACGGTGCAGGCTGTAGTTGGGAGTTGCTGGAAAGCCGCGCCGCTTTTTATGGCGTCCACCGGCGCCGGGATCAAAGCGCTGAATTCCTTGGGCGATCGCCCACTCAATGGGTTCGTAGTAGCAGGCACTAAAGTGCAGGCAATCAATTTCACGGGTACAGCCCCAATAGCGACCGTAGAGATGGGTTCCCTTGGTAATGCAAAAGGACATGGCAATGGGACGCTGACTGCCGTTGTTGGGATAGGCGGCAAAAAGAACCACTCGATGGCGATAGCGATCGCTCAGGCCTTCAAAAAACTGCCGCGTCAGATACTTGCTGCCCCACCAGCCAAATTTGTCGCAAGTATCGGCATAGAAATCGTACATCTGTTGCAACAGGCTACGGCTGACCTCATGCCCCTGATGAACCCGAAACGTGAGATCTGCTTGAGCCACGGCCTTGCGTTCTCGCTTGATGTTGCGGCGTTGATTGGCATTGAAGTCCGCTAGGTAGTCGTCGAAGGTCTGATAGTTGCGATTTTGCCAGATGTAACTGTGGTGGAGCCAAGCCC
Proteins encoded in this window:
- the nrdR gene encoding transcriptional regulator NrdR produces the protein MQCPYCHHTDSRVLESRSAEGGQSIRRRRECLACGRRFTTYERIEFVPITVIKRNGDRESFDRSKLLRGIMTACGKTNIPQQKIEALVDDIEADLQLRSRREVTSTELGEAALQRLRHLSEVAYVRFASVYRQFQGISDFVAELAHLQETSDSPELLTASQP
- a CDS encoding GNAT family N-acetyltransferase gives rise to the protein MVEFAAALAPELTIQWVNAIASVPQDQWDALALPLETPFLEWEWLHQIEASGSATPQTGWLPQHLLVWRDRQGQRELVAAAPLYIKGHSQGEFVFDHQWADLAARLGIRYYPKLLGMAPFTPAVGYRFLMVEGVDVAMMTKVMLHEIDRLCQRHRFSSCHFLYVDPQWQPAAEAYGYRAWLHHSYIWQNRNYQTFDDYLADFNANQRRNIKRERKAVAQADLTFRVHQGHEVSRSLLQQMYDFYADTCDKFGWWGSKYLTRQFFEGLSDRYRHRVVLFAAYPNNGSQRPIAMSFCITKGTHLYGRYWGCTREIDCLHFSACYYEPIEWAIAQGIQRFDPGAGGRHKKRRGFPATPNYSLHRFYEPRLAEIFDHYIDQINDEEQRLIDTINADLPMKQH